In Phycisphaerae bacterium RAS2, the DNA window AGGTTGCCGTAGAAGCCGTCCTTTCCGGCGGAGAGGATGATGAAGCTGTCCATGCGGACCGGCCTAGGATAACGAATGAGCTTGGGGTCGGTGGCGGTATAGGTGGTGGCGCGGAATGAGCGGATAAACTCGGCGAAGCCAGGCCCGTTGGAACCGGCGATCTGGTTGGGGATAGCCTCCAATCCGTCGTAGTCCGCCGTCGTGATGGGCAGGTTGGCATCGGCGATGCGATGCCGCCTGTTGTACGGGCTGGCCTGGTCGTAGCTGGTGAAGACCTGATTATCCATGCCGTCGTAGAAACCATTGCCCGCCAACGCGAGATCGGTCGGCGCTGGCACCGCATCGGTCTGCGAGATAATCGGCGAGTCAGCATTAGAGGTTGGGTTAGCGCGGTAATACAGAATCGGCCAGCCGAAGCGATCGACGAACACGCGTGCGAGCAAGGGGACGCTTCCCGGCTGCGGATTGTTGCCGGCGATAAGCGGCTGCGGGTTGCCGAGCGTATTCGGGACTTCGCCACCGCCGTCGCTGGGCGGCTCGGCCAAGGATGACATGCTGACGCCATCGGCCGGACTGTAGTATTTCTGGCGGTCGTTAGAGGGGTTCCATCGGTCGTAGGTGGTTCCGGCTGCGCTGGGCATCGGGTCGTAGCCGAGCATGTCGCGTCCCACCAGAACATCCGCCAGCAGGTGCGCGCCCTGCAACTCATTCGCGCCGTTACCCAGCGCCCAATTCGCCAACTGCGCATCGCGCGTGCCCGCCAAGTTGTACGGGTCCGTCGTGTAGAGGCCGGGGTTGGAAGGGGGATAGGAATCTTTGTCAGCGTGGAACGCCTCCAGTCCGTCTGTCATAGCCTTGATCTGCGCTTTGGTGGCAGTCCGGCGCGCACGGTCGCGCGCTGCGCCCAACGCCGGAACAAGAATGCCGATCAGCAGGACAATGATGGCCATGACGGTGAGCAGTTCGATCAGCGTGAAGGCGCGGCGTTTGGTGACCATTTGCAATTCCTCCGGAGCGTTGGGTATTTGCCGTTTTGGCGGCATGGCTGTGGACGCCGCTTGCGCGCGGACACGTCCTCAACGGCTCAAGATACGAAATTCCCAAGTGGTCAAAAATCCATCAAATCTGATGACATCGCTACCGATGTCATCATTGGCGATGTCATCGTTAGTGATGACGCGCCAGCCGGACCCAGGCAACCTGTGCGATGGCGAAGATTCGCAGAATCAGCTCTCCGCGATCCCGCAGCCCGTTGCGTCGAAAGATGCGTCTTAAGTGCGTTCGCACCGTCGGTTCCTTAATTCCGAGTTCGGATGCGATCTGCTTGTCGCAGAGCCCCCGGAGGACTTGAGACGTCACTTTCACTTGCTGGGGGGAGAGCTGAAGTGTGCGAATGACCAGCGCCCAGGTGTCGGTGTTGAGCGCGGGCAGCTTGGGGATAGGCTGCGAATTCTGCGAGAAATCAGGAGATATATGAACCATCGGCGCGGCCCCGAAAAAAAAGAGGGCGTCAAACCAAGGCCGCTCCAGAAACCCCCGCCAAGGGGCGAAGAGAACGTACCCTGGCCGACGCCCCTTTCGGGGCGCGGCATCCAAGGCACTGCTTCTCTTCATGAAACTTGGCGGTTTTTCTGAAAGCAGCGTCTTGACGCTTGCGCGTCAAACTTAGTTGTCACCGACCGCGTAAGCGCGACCGGCAGTTGCATTATACGCTTGGATCGTGAAATCAAACCAATGGAGTGTGAATCAGCCCAACGTCCAGCCGAACCACAATGAACGAGGACGGCAGCGAGGCCATTTAGAACGGCTTGACTACCTGCGATTGGTCAATAAACGAGGAGTCAACAAAAAAGGTCCGTGCGGTGAGCACGAACCTTCGGTCCCTCTCGGGCCGGAGAGTGAGAAGTGAATCTCAGGACCGTCTGTCTATTCTGCCAACTTGGCCTGTTAATTTCAAGAGTCCCGCACCGGAGCAGTCAGAGACTAGCTCCGGTGCGGGTCGTTCAGTTAACTTTCGGGATTCCCGAAGAGCAGCCCCAATTCCGCCAGTTTGGCTCGGGCGGATTGGAATTGCTCGAAGCCGGTGGATTCGCATTGCGGCCCCCAGCATTGCTGCATGGCCCAGTCGTGGAACACGGCCCAGCATTCGGCTTCGGTCAGTTCAGCACAGGGGCCTTCGGACGAACTACTCATCATGGATTCGCCGCCGCCCATGAGGGACTCTTCTTCATCGCAGCACTCATCCTCGTTCGCGTCAACGCACTCTTCCAGTAGAATGTCACATTCGTCCGGCACGTCGTTCGCGTTCGCGTCGCAGCTCGTCTCCTCCGCGATGTCGCACTCGTCGGGAATCTCGTTCTCGTTGCAGTCATAGCTGCCCAGGCCCGGCGGCAGCGTCAGGTCGCACTCGTCGGGATAGCCGTTCTCATTGCAGTCGGGGCTGACCCACTCATCGCCATCCGGGTCTTCCGGGTCCACGTCGCAGTCATCCGGAACGCCGTTCTCGTTGCAGTCGTCTTCGCACTCATCAGGGACGCCGTTCGTGTTGCAGTCGGGGCTGACCCACTCGTCGCCATCCGGGTCTTCGGGATCGAGGTCGCAGTCATCGGGCACGCCGTTGCTGTTGCAGTCGCGCTCGCACTCGTCGGGAATGCCGTTTTCGTTGCAATCGAGGCTTTCTTCGTCGGCGATGTCCTTCTCGTCGGGCACGTCGTTGCCGTTGCAGTCGGTCTGGCACTCATCCGGCACGCCGTTCTCGTCGACGTCAACGCTCGTCTCGGCCGCGATGTCGCACTCGTCGGGGATGAAGTTGCCGTTGCAGTCCTGGCTCGTGCCCTCGGCGATATCGTTGGCGTCGGGGACTTCGTTCTCGTTGCAGTCGGCGATGCCGCGCTCCAGCCCGCCTTCGGCGCAGGTGTAGCAGCCATCGGTCACGCCAAGCAGCACGCTGACGAAGCAGGGCACGTCGTCGAGCGTCAGTTCACCATCAAGCGTGCTGTCCGCGCAGTCGCAGACATCGCTCTCCGCGGGGTTGTCGAGCAGGCAGTTGACGAACGGCTGGATATCAAGGCCGTTCACTTTCTGGTCGCCGTTGGCGTCGCCGATGCAGTTCTCGAACGCGCCCATGTCGGTGAAGGTATGCGTTCCGACTCCCGTGTCGGCGATGTTGGGGCGGTCCACGGCCCGGATGTGCAGATCGAGGTCCGGCGTCGCGTCGCCGTTGTTGGCCGGATCGCCATCCACGTCATGAACGTCATCGTCAACCTGGTCAAAGTCGGCAGAATCCAGACATGCACTACAGAGGCGCAGCCGATAGTTGTACCCGTCGGGATCGGCGAACCAGGGATCAACGTTCTTGTTTGTCGCGCCACCGATGCCGCCCATGACATCGCAATAGGTTGCGGTCAGGGTCGCGGACCCGCCCACTGCAATTTGTTGCTCAACGGTCGAACCGGTAGGCGCCTCATTGCCCCATAGTATGGAATTCCGAATGGTCGCGTTGCCGACCGAATAGATGCCGCCATGCAGGCTGGTTGCTCCATTGTCGGCGACGGTGCAGTTCACAAGGATCGAGATTGACCCGCTTGAGTAAATCGCACCGCCATTGTCCGCTTGGTTCTTGGCAAGGAGTGAGTTCAACGCATCAAGCGTCGTGCCCGAAAAGGTGATGGCACCACCATCGGCAAAAGCCGAGTTTGAAAAGAAGCGAGTATTGACGCTTGTAAATACCGTACAGCTGGCATAGATCGCCCCGCCTGAGTAGGCCTCGTTCCCGTCGAAGTCGCAGGCTACGACAATCGAATCATCGGCCACGACATAAAGAGCACCCCCATTCTCCTGGTCGGCGATGTTGGATGAAAAACTGCAATTACGAAAGATTGCGTCGGTGCCGGAATACAAAACCGCGCCGCCCGAACCAAATGTACTTGCGTTGGCGTCGAACTCCGAATCAATGATGCTCAAATCCTCGCCCTGCAAGTGGTATATCGCCCCACCATTAAACGAAGCCGTATTGGAACTGAAACTACAATCGACAATACGCGTGTCGATAGAGTTTTGGTTGTGAATCGCCCCGCCGTAGTCCGCGTTCTCGTGATTAGTGAAAGTGCAGTCGGTGATTTCCGCCGAGGCGACTTCCGAAATCTCCAGCGCGCCGCCTAGTGGCGCAGAATTGGACCAAAAACTAGATTGCGCAATATCGAGGATTCCACCATACGCGAAAATCGCGCCTCCAAAGGCGGCCGCGACATTGTCGTGAAAAACGCAATTGAAGTATTCACTTTGCGACCCACCGTGATCAACCGCTCCGCCAGACGCCGCACGGTTGCAATGAAACTCGCAATCTAACACTTGCAGTGTCGATCCCATGCCGACGATCTGAAGCCCACCGCCATCGCCAAACCCTGCATTGCCGCGAACAATCTGAAAACCCTGCAAGACAGTTCCGCTCCCAACATTGACCGCCTTGACAACATGCACGCTGTTCGTGTCGTCGTCGAGCGCGCAGCCATTGCTATCATCGTGGTCGATGTCCCCCGAAAGGATGGTTGGAAACTTGCTCGGAGCGTATTCATCGGGGTCGCTCCCAGTCCCGCCCCGGAAACCGCCCTTGAGCAAGACCCCATTGACCAGCTCGAACGACACGGTGTGATCGGTGTTGTGCGGAAAGTAGATACCTTGTGCCACGCGAATCTCATCGCCGCTGCTTGCCTCCGCGAGGGCGTCCTGCAAATTGGTATGCGCATCGCCCCACCACGAGCCATCGCCTGTTCCCGTTGCGGTGTCATCTACATAGATGATTGTCGCATGCGCGCTTGCGTAGACGGAGATTGCAATAGCAGCGGACACGGCAAGAAAAGCCTGGCGTTGCATGGATTGGCCCTTTCGTCTTCTACCCGATTCACCGGCCCGGGCACAGCTTGAATTCAGCCCCCAGTGCCGCGTATAATACACAATGGAGCGAACGGTGCAAGCCATTCTACAACATATGCGAATCGGCTTCTTGACATTCGGTATCGTTTTGGCTTCGACCGGTTGGGTTAATGCCGACCTTGTCGTGGAGCGGCTTCAGTATTTGTCGAGAGTTTCGCCGACAAGCTCGCCCTCCACCACACAGAGTTTCTTTCTGGAGTTCCCAGCCTCGCCACAGAACCTCACGCACACAGCCCAGCTTGGCGACTCCTCTTCGCAGGGCGATTACGCCGCCTCGTGGTCTGGTGACAGCGCGGAGTTTGACATCGCCATCGGCCACCGACTCACAGGCTTCGAGGGATCCACGACTAGCACCGGAACGCTCATGGTGCGACCGTCAACAACCAGCATATTCAGTGTCAGCGGAGCATTGACATATAACCATCCGGCGACGGCACTTGGCTCCGCTAGCCTTTTTGTCACAATTCGCCTCGATGGGACGCCCGGGACACTTTTCACAGTTGGGGACAGCGATGGGACATTTGGACTGGGTCCACCGACCGGGACAATTCCCACGGTCGGATCATTTGAATTGCAGGCAGGCAACCTTTATCGGATTTCGTATGTAAGTACGACAGCAAACTACGATTCACCGCCGCCCGGCGCGGAGTGGCTCGGCAACGGCGAGGTCCACATTGCCATCAACCCTGTGCCCGAACCGGCCACACTCGCGTTGCTGGCCACCGCGATTCCATTCCTGATCCATCGCCGCCGCTTTCGCTGAACGCCGCCGCTAGTGCCACTGCTTCAAGCAATGCAGCCCTCACCATCACCGCTTCGTGATTTCTAGTGCCAGAATAACGTCACACAAAATCCCTCCGCGCACGACGATTCCATTGCGAATCATGACGTTTTCCTTTCAAAGATTGCCTGAAAATCGGCCCTTGGCCCGGCCCCCAGCTTGAATCGACGCCCAATGGGGCGTACAATACGGAGTACGTTGATGGGAGGCCAAGAGGTTCGTGAGAAACTTCGGACTTATTTTCTTTCTTCTTGCTTTCACCGCCGCTCAGTTTGGCGTCGCGCGCGGCGACCTAGTTGTGGAGAACATCGTTTCCGGCGAGCAAGTGAATCAGAGCGGATCGCTTCCGAATTCACAGGGCATGTTCTTCAAGTTCCCTCCTTCTCCCAATGCCATTGATTTTTCACAGACCGCCTCGATTCCACCGTCCTTCTCCACCGGCACTTACGACCTCTCCTGGTCCGGTGATGTCGCGCATTTTCAATCGTCCATTGACCACCATTTGCAAGGTTTCGTCGGCGGCCTGAACAGTAACAGCGGCATTTTGATCCGCCCCGCCATCGATTCCTTTGTGAGCCTCACGGGCACATGGACCTACAGCCACGATCCTGCGCAGATCGGGAGTACGGTCTTTGGAATGCGGGTTAGCCAAGTCGGCGCGGGATTCAGCCCGTGGTCTGACCTGAAGCGCGGCGGCACCGAATTCCTGTTCCCGCCGTCCGGCACGCTCGACCTGTCCGGTTCGGCCGTCCTCCAGGCCGGCGTGCTTTATTCCGTCGGCTACAACATCTCAACCGACAACTTCAGCACACCACCCGCAAGCGCCACCTGGCTCGGCAACGGCTTCATCGACATCACTGTCGCTCCCATCCCCGAACCGGCGACCGCCATGTTGCTTGCGGCTCTCTTGCCGACGGCTGGTTTTCGCCATAGGCGGCGGCCAGTTGCCGGTCGCCGCTAGTCGTTTACTCGGACAAGCGTACGCAGACGTCGAATCTGGGACAAGTCATCATTTCTGATGACATTGCCGTTGGCCGGGGGGCCGGCGGTTTTTTGCAATGGACTATCGTGACGTTTGGCATTTGACATGACAGTGCGCGGCCTGTTGCGTCCTTCGATGAACTGTCAGCAAAAGTCCCGCGAAAGCGCCGGCAAGGCCAAGGACTCGGTAACTTCTTCGACCTTGCTTGCCAGGATATGAACGACTTGGCCATCGCGTTCGACGCGGCCGTGGGCGATAACGGTTTGACCATACAAAGCGGCGGTCGCGCATCGCTGATAGACGCGGGGGCGGACGATCAGGTCGCTGCGGCCCGTCTCATCCTCCAGCGTCATGAACATTACGCCCTTGGCGGTGCCGGGCCGTTGGCGAAACAGCACCATGCCGGCGACGGCGGCAACTCGGCCGTGCGGACAACAGCGCTCGTCGCGGATTTCGGCGGCGGTGAGGATGCGCCTCTTCGCCAACGCTTCGCGGAGGAATGAGAGTGGATGGACCTTGAGCGAGAGGCCGACCGCTCGGTAATCGCGGGCGACTTCGCCGGGCTGTGACATCGGCGGCAACGGAGCGGCGATTTTTGGCGGTTCGGACGCCTGTTTCGGTGCGCTGTGGGCGTCGAATAACGGCAGCGGCTTTCCGCGAAGCGACTGCACCGCCCACAACGCCTGTTGCCTACTCAATCCCATTGATCCGAAGGCGTCCGCGAAGGCCAGTGAATGAAGCGACGACGACGGGGCTTCGCTGACGCGCCATAGATCGACGACGGAGGCGAACCGGCCGCGATGCCGCACCGCCTGGGCAATCGCGCGGGCGTCGGTTTCGCGCAGGCCCTTGACCATCCGCATTCCAAGCCGAACCGCGCGGCCGCTATCTTCCAGCGTGCAATCCCAATCGCTGCGGTTCACATCCACCGGCCGCACATCGACGCGATGATCGCGGGCATCGCGGATGATCTGGGCGGGGGCGTAGAAGCCCATCGGCTGACTGTTCAGCAGCGCGGCGGCGAAGACGGCGGGGTAATAGCATTTGATCCAGGCCGAGGCATAGACCAGCAAGGCGAAGCTCGCCGAGTGCGATTCGGGAAAGCCGTATTCGCTGAATCCCTTGAGCCGTTCAAAACATTGCTCGGCAAACGCTCGTGCGTAGCCGTTGCCGACCATGCCTTCGATGAATCGGCGGCGGTAGTGCGGAATGGCATCCTTGCCGCGACTCTTCCAGGCGCTGATCGTGCGGCGGAGCTTTTCGGCTTCGCCGGGGGTGAAGCCGGCGGCGGCGATGGCCAGCGCCATCGCCTGTTCCTGAAAGAGCGGCACGCCGAGCGTCCGGCCCAGCACCTGTGCGACTTTCTCATCGGGATAGACCACCGGCTCTTCGCCGTTGCGCCGCCGCAGGAACGGATGCACCATGTCGCCGACGATGGGGCCGGGGCGGACAATGGCGACTTCGATCACCAGGTCGTAGAAGCATCGCGGCTTCAAGCGGGGGAGCATGGTCATTTGCGCGCGAGATTCGATTTGAAAGACGCCGATGGTGTCGGCGGCGCAGATCATGTCGTACACGGCCGGGTCTTCCGGTGGAATCGAAGCCAGAGTCAGCGGCCGGGCATGGTGTTGCTCGATCATTTCCAGCGCTTTGCGGATGCAGGTGAGCATCCCCAGCGCCAGCACGTCCACCTTGAGCATTCCCAGCGCTTCGATATCGTCCTTGTCCCACTCGATGACGGTGCGGTTTTCCATCGCCGCGTTTTCAATGGGGACGAGTTCGCAGAGCAGCCCGCGCGAAATCACGAATCCGCCGACATGCTGCGACAGGTGACGCGGAAAACCGACGATCAAGCCGACGAGCCGCACAAAGAGCCGCAGCAGGGGATCGGCGGGGTCGAGTCCCAGCGTGGCAAGCTTTTCCGTGGTGAAACCGTCCTCGTGCCAGTCATGCACCCGCTTGGCGATTCGATCGACGGCATCCAGCGACAATCCAAGCGCCTTGCCGACATCGCGCACGGCGCTGCGGCTGCGATAGGTAATGACTTCGGCGGTCAGGCCGGCGCGATCGCGGCCGTACTTCTCGTAAATATACTGCATGACCTCTTCGCGGCGCTCGTGTTCAAAGTCCACGTCGATGTCGGGAGGCTCGTCGCGCTCGCGACTGACGAAGCGCTCGAACAGCACGTTGATCCGGTCGGGATCGACGGACGTGACGCCGAGGCAGAAGCAGACGGCCGAGTTCGCCGCCGCGCCGCGCCCCTGGCAGAGAATGCCGCGCGACCGCGCGAAGCGGACGAGATCGTGAACCGTCAGGAAGAACGGCGCGTAGTTCAATTCCTCGATCAAGGCGAATTCATGCTCGACCTGGCGGCGGACTTTTTCCGGCACGCCCTGCGGATAGCGTTCACCAGCGCATAGCCAGGTAAGCCGGCGCAGATGCTCCATCGGCGTCAGGCCGGGCGGGCAGATTTCGTGGGGGTACTCGTAGCGCAGTTGGTCGAGCGAGAAACCCGCCGCGCGCTCCGCGATTTGGACGCTCCGCGCGACGGCTTCGGGATGGTCGGCGAACAGCCGGGCGATTTCATCGGGGGCTTTGAGGTGCCGCTCGGCGTTGGAGAACAGCCGGAACCCCGCCTCGTCCAGCGTGCAGCCGTGCCGGATGCAGGCGAGAACATCGTGCAGCGCCCGGCGCTGCGGAACGTGGTAATGCACATCGTTCACGGCGACGAGCGGCACGCCGGTTTGCCGGGCGAGGCGAATGATGCTTTCCCGGCATTTTGGATCGTCGGGGGTGTATAGCCGGGCCAACGCTAGGGACAGGCAGTCGTCATCAAAAAGTTTGGCCAGATGCGCCACGGTGCCCGGCACGTCGCCATCCAGCGGCGACGCAAACCACGCGACGGCCAGCAGCCCCGGCGCGTGCTCGCCGAGATCAAGCAGCGACAAGTGACACTCGCCCTTGGGGGCGCGGCGCTTGCCGAAGGTGAGCAACCGGCACAACCGGCCGTAGGCAGCGCGATCGGTCGGATAGACGAAGAGCGACAATCCGGCCGGCTCGACGAATCGCAGGCGGCAGCCGACAACGAAGGGAATGCCTGTCTCTTTCGCGGCCACGTGCGCGCGGACGATCCCGGCCAGGGAGTTGCAATCCGCCAGGGCGATGGCGCGATAGCCCAGCATGGCGGCCTGTTCGATCAATTCATCGGGATGGCTGGCCCCGGTCAGGAACGTGAAATTGCTCGCAACCGTCAACTCGGCATACGCTGTGAGCGACGGCGTATAGCCCGGCCGGTGCGTACTATCCACTTCCGGCGCATCGCGCTTGAACGGGTGAGCGTGCGCTTTAGGATCGGCTGGATCGGGCACGGCGTTAGTCCTTCACATCCATTGACCATGCGCGAACCAGTTGCCCGAGCCGCCGTCGCGATAGACCCACAGCCGCCGCCCCTGCGAGTCTTCGACTTCGTAGTAATCGCGCGGCGGCGCGGCTCCGTTATTCCACCACGGCGAAACAATCCGTTCCGGCCCGGCACTGGCGACGACTTCGGCCGATTGCCCCCGCCAATCCAGCCAGACCGGCGGGCCGTCCGGCACCAGCGCCATGACGCGGATCGGCTCAGGCGATGCAAAAAGCTGCGAAGGGCGGTCGGCGGGGTTGGCTGTGGACTCGTTCCTGCGGGATCGTGCCGACGACTTCGGCGTAACGGCACGGACGGCGACATGGGCAAACGCGCGCTCGGGAACGTAGGACTCGGCCGGTTGGACCTTCGTAACGGCTTCGCCTCCGAGCCGGTCTATGAGGCGGTCAACCAATTCGCCCAGCGCCGTTGGCTCGTCGGAAGCGTCGCGCGCGGTTTCCCGCAGGAACGCGGCTTGCTCGTGCTTCATGCGATCGCTGCGCGCGGCGCGGACGGCAATCTCGGTCACGCCGTAGCCCAGGTGCGTCCGCCCCAATCTCGGCCACAGCAGCTTCCAAAGGTGGGCGTGATCCCGATTAGGGTAAGTCAACTGTAGCGATAAGGTTTGCGGCTCGATATCCACGCGCCGCAGCTCGACGGTCAATTCGCGGACGCCGCGATGAACTACGCTTAAGGATTTGAGCAGCCGGGACAGTAGCTCGCGCGTCGTCGCTTCGATGATGTCCAGGCGGCGCACGGGGCCGTCGAAAACATGCGACGACTCGAAGCGGCGGATCAACCGGACCGATTCGATGGTTTCGCCGGAAGCGCCGGTCGCCTGATCGATCCGATGCAGCAACTCCCGACCGAACCGCGCCGCCATTTCGTCGCGCGGCAGGGCGAACAGATGTTCGATGCGTTCGATCCCCACATCGCGGAGCGATTCGACGGTTTTCGCGCTGACACGCAAGGCGCGGACCGGCAACGGCGAAAGCGCTTCGCATATCCCGCCGTCGGCGATCCATTGAGTTTCCATTTTTCCATAGCGGGCAACGGCCCAGGCGCAGGCAAACGTCGAGGC includes these proteins:
- a CDS encoding Bacterial regulatory protein, luxR family, coding for MKRSSALDAAPRKGRRPGYVLFAPWRGFLERPWFDALFFFGAAPMVHISPDFSQNSQPIPKLPALNTDTWALVIRTLQLSPQQVKVTSQVLRGLCDKQIASELGIKEPTVRTHLRRIFRRNGLRDRGELILRIFAIAQVAWVRLARHH
- the dnaE2_1 gene encoding Error-prone DNA polymerase translates to MPDPADPKAHAHPFKRDAPEVDSTHRPGYTPSLTAYAELTVASNFTFLTGASHPDELIEQAAMLGYRAIALADCNSLAGIVRAHVAAKETGIPFVVGCRLRFVEPAGLSLFVYPTDRAAYGRLCRLLTFGKRRAPKGECHLSLLDLGEHAPGLLAVAWFASPLDGDVPGTVAHLAKLFDDDCLSLALARLYTPDDPKCRESIIRLARQTGVPLVAVNDVHYHVPQRRALHDVLACIRHGCTLDEAGFRLFSNAERHLKAPDEIARLFADHPEAVARSVQIAERAAGFSLDQLRYEYPHEICPPGLTPMEHLRRLTWLCAGERYPQGVPEKVRRQVEHEFALIEELNYAPFFLTVHDLVRFARSRGILCQGRGAAANSAVCFCLGVTSVDPDRINVLFERFVSRERDEPPDIDVDFEHERREEVMQYIYEKYGRDRAGLTAEVITYRSRSAVRDVGKALGLSLDAVDRIAKRVHDWHEDGFTTEKLATLGLDPADPLLRLFVRLVGLIVGFPRHLSQHVGGFVISRGLLCELVPIENAAMENRTVIEWDKDDIEALGMLKVDVLALGMLTCIRKALEMIEQHHARPLTLASIPPEDPAVYDMICAADTIGVFQIESRAQMTMLPRLKPRCFYDLVIEVAIVRPGPIVGDMVHPFLRRRNGEEPVVYPDEKVAQVLGRTLGVPLFQEQAMALAIAAAGFTPGEAEKLRRTISAWKSRGKDAIPHYRRRFIEGMVGNGYARAFAEQCFERLKGFSEYGFPESHSASFALLVYASAWIKCYYPAVFAAALLNSQPMGFYAPAQIIRDARDHRVDVRPVDVNRSDWDCTLEDSGRAVRLGMRMVKGLRETDARAIAQAVRHRGRFASVVDLWRVSEAPSSSLHSLAFADAFGSMGLSRQQALWAVQSLRGKPLPLFDAHSAPKQASEPPKIAAPLPPMSQPGEVARDYRAVGLSLKVHPLSFLREALAKRRILTAAEIRDERCCPHGRVAAVAGMVLFRQRPGTAKGVMFMTLEDETGRSDLIVRPRVYQRCATAALYGQTVIAHGRVERDGQVVHILASKVEEVTESLALPALSRDFC
- a CDS encoding DNA polymerase IV — its product is MSNAPIPSHCNIARPDGAAWLLWTLQRGVQQVVHCCERTRVAGVRPGMTLAHARSLCAGLSVHDQPATPDEDAAVLRRLARWMLRFAPIVAPDDPDGLMLDIAGCEKLFGGEREHVGRIAAALRRWGLGPRLAVASTFACAWAVARYGKMETQWIADGGICEALSPLPVRALRVSAKTVESLRDVGIERIEHLFALPRDEMAARFGRELLHRIDQATGASGETIESVRLIRRFESSHVFDGPVRRLDIIEATTRELLSRLLKSLSVVHRGVRELTVELRRVDIEPQTLSLQLTYPNRDHAHLWKLLWPRLGRTHLGYGVTEIAVRAARSDRMKHEQAAFLRETARDASDEPTALGELVDRLIDRLGGEAVTKVQPAESYVPERAFAHVAVRAVTPKSSARSRRNESTANPADRPSQLFASPEPIRVMALVPDGPPVWLDWRGQSAEVVASAGPERIVSPWWNNGAAPPRDYYEVEDSQGRRLWVYRDGGSGNWFAHGQWM
- the xcpT_3 gene encoding Type II secretion system protein G precursor, coding for MVTKRRAFTLIELLTVMAIIVLLIGILVPALGAARDRARRTATKAQIKAMTDGLEAFHADKDSYPPSNPGLYTTDPYNLAGTRDAQLANWALGNGANELQGAHLLADVLVGRDMLGYDPMPSAAGTTYDRWNPSNDRQKYYSPADGVSMSSLAEPPSDGGGEVPNTLGNPQPLIAGNNPQPGSVPLLARVFVDRFGWPILYYRANPTSNADSPIISQTDAVPAPTDLALAGNGFYDGMDNQVFTSYDQASPYNRRHRIADANLPITTADYDGLEAIPNQIAGSNGPGFAEFIRSFRATTYTATDPKLIRYPRPVRMDSFIILSAGKDGFYGNLDDVANFAVLSEER